In a genomic window of Bradyrhizobium sp. LLZ17:
- a CDS encoding Gfo/Idh/MocA family protein has protein sequence MANTRDRQDVKAQIATGGPSLAVIGCGYWGSKHIRVSCDIRGARLSMAVDPRLDRLEYIRSQYPSVAVSRDISAVLNNPSIDGVIIATPVETHFELARAVLQAGKHALVEKPMAMTSAQCRELNAIAEQRKSVLMVGHTFEYHPAVGVMRQMIKSGSLGELYYIDSRRLNLGLYRQDANVLWDLAPHDLSIIFSLLEEVPQTIGAWGCAHVLPNVEDVVYAKMGFKSGPTAHVHVSWLDPVKVRQITIVGSDAMLVFDDVQPSEKVRVYQKRFRPQINGDSYADFQSAYHHGDVHIPAISSSEPLKLEILDFVNAIVTGERPRADGLHGLRVVEALEAASACLRLKHKHRSNGKDERIFRRRNMPAGGPEIAVA, from the coding sequence ATGGCGAATACCCGTGACCGTCAGGACGTGAAAGCTCAGATCGCGACCGGAGGCCCGTCGCTCGCGGTCATCGGTTGCGGCTACTGGGGCTCGAAACATATCCGCGTCAGCTGCGATATACGCGGTGCAAGGTTGTCGATGGCCGTGGATCCGCGTCTCGACAGGTTGGAATACATCCGTTCACAATATCCTTCTGTCGCTGTTTCGCGTGATATCAGCGCGGTACTGAATAACCCTTCTATAGACGGTGTCATTATCGCCACCCCTGTGGAGACGCACTTTGAATTGGCGCGAGCGGTGCTCCAGGCCGGAAAGCACGCGCTCGTCGAGAAGCCGATGGCCATGACGAGCGCGCAATGCCGCGAGTTGAATGCGATCGCCGAACAGCGCAAGAGCGTGCTGATGGTCGGACATACATTCGAGTATCATCCGGCGGTCGGTGTCATGCGCCAGATGATCAAGAGCGGCTCTCTCGGCGAGCTTTACTACATTGATTCGCGGCGTCTTAATCTCGGTCTCTACCGACAGGACGCCAATGTCCTTTGGGATTTGGCGCCGCACGACCTCTCGATCATCTTCTCCTTGCTGGAGGAGGTACCGCAAACCATCGGGGCCTGGGGGTGCGCGCACGTTCTGCCCAATGTCGAGGACGTTGTTTACGCCAAGATGGGCTTTAAGAGCGGCCCGACCGCCCACGTGCACGTTTCCTGGTTGGACCCGGTCAAGGTGCGCCAGATCACGATCGTCGGAAGCGATGCGATGCTGGTGTTCGACGACGTGCAGCCGTCCGAAAAGGTGCGCGTTTACCAGAAGCGATTCAGGCCGCAGATCAACGGCGACTCCTACGCCGACTTCCAGTCGGCCTACCATCATGGCGACGTGCATATCCCCGCGATATCCAGCAGCGAACCGCTCAAGCTCGAGATACTCGACTTTGTCAATGCGATCGTGACCGGGGAACGGCCGCGCGCGGACGGACTGCACGGGCTGCGCGTTGTCGAAGCGCTCGAGGCGGCATCGGCGTGTCTACGGCTGAAGCACAAGCACCGTAGCAATGGCAAGGATGAACGGATTTTTCGGCGGCGGAACATGCCGGCGGGAGGTCCCGAAATTGCCGTCGCATGA
- a CDS encoding sugar transferase: protein MPSHEDTRRKATPREFGKRALDVAISVLGIVLLALVFVVVWIAIHLDSPGPAVFRQRRIGRDEKPFNCFKFRTLHYNADESIHREAIRRAWAKEPLSNDPAAPYKLTDDPRVTRVGRWLRRTSLDELPQFLNVLRGEMSIVGPRPAIPYELEHFRDWHHKRHVVKPGITGICQVRGRGRVSPEVMLEMDVDYAMNWTLWTDLKLIALTFPAVLRGHGAR, encoded by the coding sequence TTGCCGTCGCATGAAGACACGCGACGGAAGGCGACCCCGCGGGAGTTTGGCAAGCGGGCGCTCGACGTCGCGATCAGCGTTCTCGGGATCGTGTTGCTGGCCCTCGTCTTCGTGGTGGTGTGGATAGCAATCCATCTCGACAGTCCCGGACCAGCGGTGTTTCGCCAACGTCGCATCGGGCGAGACGAGAAGCCGTTCAACTGCTTCAAATTCCGGACACTCCACTACAACGCCGACGAAAGCATCCATCGTGAGGCAATCCGGAGGGCTTGGGCAAAGGAGCCCCTTTCGAACGACCCCGCCGCCCCGTACAAGCTGACAGACGATCCTCGCGTGACGCGCGTGGGACGGTGGCTGCGGAGAACCAGCCTCGACGAGCTGCCTCAGTTCCTCAATGTGTTGCGCGGCGAAATGAGCATCGTCGGTCCACGGCCGGCGATTCCTTATGAGCTCGAACACTTCCGCGACTGGCACCATAAGCGTCACGTTGTGAAGCCCGGAATAACCGGAATTTGCCAGGTGCGCGGTCGGGGTCGTGTCAGCCCCGAGGTGATGCTCGAGATGGACGTCGACTATGCAATGAACTGGACCTTATGGACCGATCTGAAGTTGATTGCCTTGACATTTCCCGCGGTGCTGCGGGGGCACGGTGCTCGATGA
- a CDS encoding DegT/DnrJ/EryC1/StrS family aminotransferase, translating into MHVPFVDLKAQYETLKDEVAEAIRGVLDSAQYVGGEALASFERNFAAYCQVRYARGVANGTDALHLALRALGIGHGDEVITTAHTFIATAAAIVATGARPVFVDIDPDTYTIDPKMIERAVTDRTRAIIAVHLFGQPADMAPITDIARRRALYVVEDAAQAHGAEYHGVRTGALGDVACFSFYPAKNLGAYGDGGAVTTNNAAIAERIERLRDHGRTTHYSHAEVGFNSRLDALQAAVLQVKLRRLDEWNTNRRRAADWYATELGQSGIKTPFVRKGSTHVYHLYVITTNERDAMRIKLDQAGVATGIHYPLPLHLQPAFAHLGYRHGDLPCCEAMAARSLSLPMFPELTRDQVRHIGAIVGNAAERDGHKTLWRKSTYAPAALRADEGKELR; encoded by the coding sequence ATGCACGTTCCGTTTGTCGATCTCAAAGCGCAATACGAGACGCTAAAAGATGAAGTGGCCGAAGCAATTCGAGGCGTTCTCGACTCCGCGCAGTACGTAGGCGGCGAGGCGCTTGCCTCGTTCGAAAGAAATTTCGCCGCGTATTGCCAGGTGCGCTATGCGCGCGGTGTGGCGAACGGTACGGACGCGCTTCATCTGGCACTGCGGGCCTTGGGTATTGGTCATGGCGACGAGGTGATTACAACCGCCCATACCTTCATCGCCACTGCAGCCGCCATCGTTGCGACGGGAGCGCGGCCTGTGTTCGTCGATATCGATCCGGACACCTACACGATCGATCCCAAGATGATCGAGCGCGCCGTCACGGATCGTACAAGAGCGATCATCGCAGTCCACCTCTTCGGGCAGCCGGCTGACATGGCTCCAATCACGGACATCGCACGGCGGCGCGCGCTCTATGTGGTAGAAGACGCCGCCCAGGCGCATGGGGCGGAATATCATGGGGTCCGAACCGGGGCGCTCGGCGATGTCGCGTGTTTCTCGTTTTATCCAGCGAAGAATCTCGGCGCTTATGGCGACGGCGGAGCGGTCACCACCAACAATGCGGCGATCGCCGAGCGGATCGAACGACTGCGTGACCATGGTCGAACCACCCACTATAGCCATGCCGAGGTCGGGTTTAACAGTCGGCTAGACGCGCTCCAGGCGGCAGTCTTGCAGGTCAAGCTCCGGCGTCTGGATGAATGGAACACGAATCGGCGGCGCGCTGCAGACTGGTACGCCACTGAGTTGGGGCAGTCGGGAATCAAGACGCCGTTCGTTCGAAAGGGGTCGACGCACGTCTACCATTTGTATGTGATTACCACGAACGAGCGTGACGCAATGCGGATCAAGCTCGACCAGGCCGGCGTGGCGACTGGGATCCACTATCCGTTGCCGCTCCATCTACAGCCTGCCTTCGCCCATCTCGGCTACAGGCATGGCGACTTGCCGTGCTGCGAAGCAATGGCCGCGCGATCATTGTCCCTCCCCATGTTCCCCGAACTCACGCGCGATCAGGTGCGCCATATCGGCGCGATTGTAGGCAACGCGGCTGAACGCGACGGTCACAAGACACTGTGGCGGAAGTCAACGTATGCGCCCGCCGCGCTGCGCGCCGATGAGGGGAAAGAGTTGCGATGA